In Candidatus Poribacteria bacterium, the following proteins share a genomic window:
- a CDS encoding winged helix-turn-helix domain-containing protein yields MLDNIGNVAGAIWQYLEINNEVSVTKLTRDIGENQRTVLMGVGWLAREGKLNFEQRKQGIYITLKTQQLDAEVA; encoded by the coding sequence ATGTTAGATAATATTGGAAATGTAGCCGGTGCTATATGGCAGTATCTCGAAATTAACAACGAAGTCAGCGTTACAAAATTAACACGCGACATCGGTGAAAACCAACGTACAGTCCTGATGGGTGTCGGTTGGCTCGCCCGCGAAGGGAAATTAAATTTTGAGCAACGAAAACAGGGCATCTATATCACACTAAAAACACAACAATTGGACGCAGAAGTCGCATAG